In one Pseudomonas sp. SG20056 genomic region, the following are encoded:
- a CDS encoding cobyric acid synthase: MSTLMVQGTTSDAGKSTLVTALCRWLKRQGVSVVPFKPQNMALNSAVTADGGEIGRAQAVQAQAAGLAPHTDMNPVLLKPNSDTGAQVIIHGRALSSMDAVAYHDYKKVAMQAVLQSHQRLSGAYPVVMVEGAGSPAEINLRAGDIANMGFAEAVDCPVILIADIDKGGVFAHLVGTLALLSESEQARVQGFVINRFRGDIALLQPGLDWLEQRTGKPVLGVLPYLMDFHLEAEDAIDIRQSAKTDERIKVVVPVLPRISNHTDFDPLRLHPQVELTFVGPGQAIPAADLIILPGSKSVRSDLAFLREQGWPAAITRHLRYGGKLLGICGGLQMLGTQIDDPHGLEGAAGSSPGLGLLDFRTVLEPEKQLRNVRGQLCLENAPVSGYEIHAGVSSGQGLNAAVRLDDGRSDGALSADGQLLGTYLHGLFETPEACSALLRWAGLREVQTVDYHALRERDIERLADLVEAHLDTARLRELCGVGHA; the protein is encoded by the coding sequence ATGAGCACACTGATGGTGCAGGGCACCACTTCCGATGCCGGTAAAAGCACCCTGGTCACTGCGCTGTGCCGCTGGCTCAAGCGCCAGGGCGTTAGCGTAGTGCCGTTTAAACCGCAGAATATGGCGCTCAACTCAGCGGTCACCGCCGACGGTGGTGAAATCGGCCGCGCCCAGGCAGTACAGGCCCAGGCTGCCGGGCTGGCGCCGCATACCGACATGAATCCGGTGCTGCTCAAACCCAATAGCGACACCGGCGCCCAGGTGATCATCCACGGCCGCGCCCTGAGCAGCATGGATGCCGTGGCGTACCACGATTACAAAAAGGTGGCGATGCAGGCGGTGCTGCAGTCGCACCAACGTCTGAGCGGCGCTTATCCGGTGGTGATGGTGGAGGGCGCCGGTTCGCCAGCGGAGATCAACCTGCGCGCCGGCGATATCGCCAATATGGGCTTTGCCGAGGCGGTGGATTGCCCGGTGATCCTGATTGCCGATATCGACAAGGGCGGGGTGTTTGCCCATCTGGTCGGCACCCTGGCGTTGCTTTCCGAGAGCGAACAGGCACGGGTCCAGGGTTTTGTGATCAACCGCTTTCGCGGTGATATCGCCCTGCTGCAACCGGGGCTGGATTGGCTGGAGCAGCGCACCGGCAAACCGGTACTGGGCGTATTGCCTTATCTGATGGATTTTCATCTGGAGGCCGAAGACGCCATTGATATTCGCCAGAGCGCCAAGACGGACGAGCGGATCAAGGTTGTGGTACCGGTGTTACCCCGCATCAGCAACCACACCGATTTCGATCCGCTGCGCCTGCATCCGCAGGTCGAGCTGACCTTTGTCGGCCCGGGCCAGGCCATTCCTGCGGCCGACCTGATTATCCTGCCCGGTTCGAAAAGCGTACGCAGCGATCTGGCCTTTCTGCGTGAGCAGGGTTGGCCGGCGGCCATCACCAGGCACTTGCGCTATGGCGGCAAGTTACTGGGTATCTGCGGCGGGCTGCAGATGCTTGGCACGCAGATTGACGACCCGCATGGGTTGGAAGGCGCGGCGGGTTCCAGCCCTGGGCTGGGGCTTCTGGATTTCCGCACGGTGCTGGAACCGGAGAAGCAGCTGCGTAATGTACGCGGCCAGCTGTGTCTGGAAAATGCCCCGGTCAGTGGCTACGAAATTCATGCTGGGGTCAGCTCTGGCCAGGGGTTGAATGCGGCTGTGCGCCTCGATGATGGTCGCAGCGACGGCGCGCTTAGCGCGGATGGCCAGCTGCTCGGCACCTATTTGCATGGCCTGTTTGAAACCCCGGAGGCGTGCAGCGCCTTGCTGCGCTGGGCGGGGCTGCGCGAGGTGCAGACAGTGGATTACCACGCCCTGCGTGAGCGTGATATCGAGCGTCTGGCCGATCTGGTCGAGGCGCATCTGGATACGGCCCGGCTGCGCGAATTATGTGGAGTAGGCCATGCATGA
- the cobU gene encoding bifunctional adenosylcobinamide kinase/adenosylcobinamide-phosphate guanylyltransferase, translated as MHELILGGARSGKSRLAERLAAESGLAVTYIATSQPLDGEMNTRIQHHRERRPAHWGLVEEPLALARVLREQAAADKCLLVDCLTLWLTNLLMLEDSSRLSAERDALLDCLSGLPGRILLVSNETGLGVVPLGELTRRYVDEAGWLHQALAERCERVVFTVAGLPMVLKGEAL; from the coding sequence ATGCATGAACTGATTCTCGGCGGTGCCCGTTCCGGCAAAAGCCGTTTGGCTGAGCGGCTGGCGGCCGAATCCGGCTTGGCTGTGACCTATATCGCCACCAGCCAACCGCTGGATGGCGAAATGAATACGCGTATTCAGCATCACCGCGAACGTCGCCCAGCGCATTGGGGGCTGGTGGAAGAGCCGCTGGCTCTGGCCCGGGTGCTGCGTGAGCAAGCCGCTGCGGATAAGTGCTTGCTGGTCGATTGCCTGACCCTGTGGCTGACCAATCTGTTAATGCTGGAAGACTCTTCGCGTCTAAGCGCCGAGCGTGATGCGCTGCTGGACTGCCTGAGCGGCCTGCCTGGGCGGATTCTGTTGGTCAGCAATGAAACCGGCCTGGGCGTTGTGCCATTGGGCGAGCTGACCCGGCGGTATGTCGACGAAGCGGGCTGGTTGCATCAGGCCCTGGCCGAGCGTTGTGAGCGTGTGGTGTTTACTGTGGCGGGTCTGCCGATGGTTCTCAAAGGAGAGGCGCTGTGA
- the cobT gene encoding nicotinate-nucleotide--dimethylbenzimidazole phosphoribosyltransferase, whose product MSEQWWQQGCQALDRPARNTAEARQLQLTKPAGSLGQLEQLAIELAAMQGSQRPQVERLWISIFAGDHGVVAEGVSAFPQAVTGQMLRNFVNGGAAISVLAKQLGATLEVIDLGTALPLEPLRGVRHLHLGEGTQNFVQGPAMTAAQLLMALDAGRVSVQRARESGSQLFVGGEMGIGNTTAATAMACLLLECPAQELVGPGTGLDSAGMAHKAKVIEAALALHRPAISDPIDILQRLGGFEIAALSGAYLACAQRGITALVDGFICSVAALMAVRLNPGCRDWLLFAHSGAEPGHQRVLKALQAEPLLDLGLRLGEGSGAALAVPLLQLACSLHNDMATFAEAAVAERPL is encoded by the coding sequence GTGAGTGAGCAATGGTGGCAGCAAGGTTGTCAGGCGTTGGACAGGCCTGCACGCAACACCGCCGAGGCGCGGCAGCTGCAACTGACCAAGCCGGCCGGCTCCCTCGGCCAGCTGGAGCAGCTGGCGATTGAGCTGGCGGCCATGCAAGGCAGCCAGCGGCCGCAGGTCGAGCGGCTGTGGATCAGCATTTTTGCCGGTGACCATGGTGTGGTGGCTGAAGGGGTTTCGGCATTCCCCCAAGCCGTCACCGGGCAAATGCTGCGCAACTTCGTCAATGGAGGTGCGGCGATCAGCGTACTGGCCAAACAACTGGGCGCAACGCTTGAGGTGATTGACCTGGGCACCGCGCTGCCGCTGGAACCGCTGCGCGGCGTGCGTCATCTGCATCTCGGTGAAGGTACGCAGAATTTCGTCCAAGGCCCGGCGATGACTGCCGCGCAGTTACTGATGGCCCTGGATGCAGGGCGAGTCAGTGTGCAGCGTGCCCGTGAATCCGGCAGCCAGCTGTTTGTCGGCGGCGAGATGGGCATCGGCAATACCACTGCCGCCACAGCCATGGCCTGCCTGCTGCTGGAGTGTCCGGCGCAAGAGTTGGTCGGCCCCGGCACCGGCCTGGATAGTGCGGGTATGGCGCATAAAGCCAAGGTCATCGAGGCAGCCCTGGCCTTGCATCGCCCGGCGATCAGCGACCCCATCGATATCCTGCAGCGCCTCGGCGGCTTTGAGATTGCGGCGCTGAGCGGCGCTTATCTGGCTTGCGCGCAGCGGGGCATTACTGCACTGGTGGATGGGTTTATCTGCAGCGTGGCAGCGCTCATGGCGGTGCGCCTGAATCCGGGTTGCCGCGACTGGCTGTTGTTTGCTCACAGCGGCGCCGAGCCGGGCCATCAGCGGGTGCTCAAGGCGCTGCAGGCCGAGCCGCTGCTTGATCTGGGCCTGCGTCTGGGTGAGGGCAGTGGCGCGGCCTTGGCGGTGCCACTGCTGCAACTGGCCTGCAGCCTGCACAACGATATGGCCACCTTTGCCGAGGCGGCGGTGGCCGAGCGTCCGCTATGA
- the cobC gene encoding alpha-ribazole phosphatase family protein encodes MTVYLELLRHGETELGGGLRGSLDDALTETGWAQLRAAVADGSRWDRLISSPLQRCARFAEELAAQHGVPLSLEPDLQELHFGAWEGRSTAELMHTSAEELGRFWNDPYGFTPPEGEPLLAFEARILGALQRLQARYAGERLLLVTHGGVIRLLLARARGLPRNDLLQVAVGHAERYQLCLDEQGELWERA; translated from the coding sequence ATGACGGTCTATCTGGAACTGCTGCGCCACGGTGAAACCGAACTGGGCGGCGGCCTGCGCGGTAGCCTCGACGATGCCCTGACCGAAACTGGTTGGGCGCAGCTGCGCGCGGCGGTGGCTGACGGCAGCCGCTGGGATCGCTTGATCAGCTCGCCTTTGCAGCGCTGCGCGCGTTTTGCCGAAGAGCTGGCCGCGCAGCATGGCGTGCCACTCAGTCTGGAGCCTGATCTGCAGGAACTGCATTTCGGCGCGTGGGAAGGGCGCAGTACCGCCGAACTGATGCACACCAGCGCAGAAGAGTTGGGCCGTTTCTGGAACGATCCCTATGGTTTCACCCCGCCCGAAGGCGAGCCCTTGCTGGCCTTCGAGGCGCGGATACTGGGTGCCTTGCAACGCTTGCAGGCCCGGTATGCCGGCGAGCGCTTGTTGCTGGTCACCCATGGCGGGGTGATCCGCCTGCTGCTGGCGCGTGCCCGTGGCTTGCCGCGCAATGATCTGCTGCAGGTTGCTGTGGGGCATGCAGAGCGCTATCAATTGTGCCTCGATGAACAAGGCGAGCTGTGGGAGCGCGCATGA
- a CDS encoding adenosylcobinamide-GDP ribazoletransferase has translation MTPWWIALQFLTRLPVTLAGMPTPEQVGRSLLFYPLVGLLIGLLLLAAQHLLGDSAVLLQAALLLTLWVGISGGLHLDGLADSADAWVGGFGDKQRTLAIMKDPRSGPIAVVVLVLLLLLKFVALVALLQSGAGLLLLLVPWLARCLLPLLFLTTPYVRAGGLGQALAEHLPRRQLPWVLAANALAMLLFGWAALLALLVAGGIFIWLRSLMLKRLDGTTGDTAGALLEIAECAVLVALAC, from the coding sequence ATGACGCCTTGGTGGATTGCCCTGCAGTTTCTTACCCGTTTACCGGTAACCTTGGCCGGCATGCCGACGCCTGAGCAGGTCGGCCGCTCGCTGCTGTTCTACCCGCTGGTGGGGCTGCTGATCGGCCTGTTGCTGCTCGCCGCGCAACACTTGCTGGGCGATAGCGCGGTGCTGCTACAGGCGGCCCTGTTGCTGACGCTGTGGGTGGGTATCAGCGGCGGCTTGCACCTGGATGGCCTTGCCGACAGTGCCGATGCCTGGGTCGGTGGTTTTGGCGATAAGCAGCGCACCCTGGCGATCATGAAAGACCCTCGCAGCGGGCCGATCGCAGTGGTGGTGCTGGTGCTGCTGTTGCTGCTCAAGTTCGTCGCCCTGGTGGCCTTGCTGCAGAGCGGCGCCGGATTGCTGTTGCTGCTGGTGCCCTGGCTGGCGCGTTGTCTGTTGCCGCTGCTGTTTCTGACCACGCCCTATGTGCGCGCCGGTGGCCTGGGCCAGGCATTGGCCGAGCATCTGCCGCGCCGACAACTGCCCTGGGTGTTGGCCGCCAACGCGCTGGCTATGTTGCTGTTTGGCTGGGCAGCGCTGCTCGCCTTGCTGGTGGCCGGAGGTATTTTTATCTGGCTGCGCAGCTTGATGCTCAAACGTCTGGATGGCACCACCGGTGATACCGCCGGAGCACTGCTGGAAATTGCCGAGTGCGCGGTGCTGGTGGCATTGGCCTGCTAG
- a CDS encoding MFS transporter → MNSLWRTSGWILLGASLVLALSLGIRHGFGLFLPPMSAEFGWGREVFAFAIALQNLIWGLTQPFTGALADRFGAKRTVIVGGILYAIGLGCMGLADSPMSLSLSAGLLIGIGLSGTSFSVILGAVGRAVPMEKRSMAMGIAAAAGSFGQFVMLPGTLGLLSWLGWSVALMALGLLVALIVPLAAMLKDTPLPLTGQEQTLGEALREACSHSGFWLLALGFFVCGFQVVFIGVHLPAYLVDQHLPALVGTTVLALVGLFNIFGTYIAGWLGGRMSKPRLLSALYLARAVVIVAFLMTPLTVWSAYAFGVAMGLLWLSTVPLTNGTVATLFGVRNLSMLGGIVFLFHQLGAFLGGWMGGYLYDHTGSYDLVWQIAVLLSLLAAALNWPVRELPVARLQQQEVNA, encoded by the coding sequence ATGAATTCGCTTTGGCGCACCAGTGGCTGGATATTGCTGGGCGCATCTCTGGTCCTGGCTCTGTCGCTGGGCATTCGCCATGGTTTTGGCCTGTTCCTGCCACCGATGAGCGCCGAGTTCGGCTGGGGGCGTGAGGTGTTCGCCTTCGCCATTGCCTTGCAGAATCTTATCTGGGGTCTGACTCAGCCGTTTACCGGCGCCCTGGCTGATCGTTTTGGCGCCAAACGTACGGTGATTGTTGGCGGCATTCTGTATGCCATTGGCCTCGGCTGCATGGGCCTGGCCGATTCGCCCATGAGTCTGTCGCTGAGCGCCGGGTTGCTGATCGGCATCGGCCTGTCCGGCACCTCGTTCTCGGTGATTCTCGGTGCAGTGGGCCGCGCCGTGCCGATGGAAAAACGCAGCATGGCCATGGGCATCGCGGCGGCGGCGGGCTCCTTTGGTCAGTTTGTCATGCTCCCCGGCACCCTGGGCCTGCTTAGCTGGCTCGGTTGGTCGGTGGCGCTGATGGCCTTGGGGCTGCTGGTGGCATTGATCGTGCCGCTGGCGGCAATGCTCAAGGACACGCCGCTACCGCTTACCGGCCAGGAACAGACCCTCGGTGAAGCGCTGCGCGAGGCCTGTAGTCATTCGGGCTTCTGGCTGTTGGCATTAGGCTTTTTTGTTTGCGGCTTTCAGGTGGTGTTTATCGGCGTGCATCTGCCGGCCTACCTGGTCGATCAGCATCTGCCCGCGCTGGTTGGCACCACGGTGCTGGCCCTGGTGGGCTTGTTCAATATTTTCGGCACCTATATCGCTGGCTGGCTGGGTGGGCGGATGTCCAAGCCGCGACTGCTCAGCGCTTTGTATCTGGCCCGTGCGGTGGTGATTGTGGCGTTTCTTATGACGCCGCTGACGGTCTGGAGCGCCTATGCCTTTGGTGTGGCCATGGGCCTGCTCTGGCTGTCGACGGTGCCACTGACCAACGGCACGGTGGCGACCCTGTTCGGCGTGCGCAACCTGTCGATGCTTGGCGGCATCGTCTTTCTGTTCCATCAGCTGGGAGCGTTTCTTGGCGGCTGGATGGGCGGCTATCTGTATGACCACACTGGCAGTTATGATCTGGTCTGGCAGATTGCCGTGCTGCTCAGCTTGCTGGCCGCAGCGCTGAACTGGCCAGTACGTGAGCTGCCTGTGGCGCGCTTGCAACAACAGGAGGTGAATGCATGA
- a CDS encoding glutathione peroxidase has product MWRFSLLVVVLLSTWISPAQAAECPVLLQGEVQKLRSEERIDLCAQFAGKPLIVVNTASFCGFTPQFKGLEALYQRYKEQGLQILGVPSDDFRQEADSSEETAKVCYVNYGVTFPMSETQRVTGSDALPLFKELATQSQAPRWNFSKYVIDAQGKVIASFPSSITPDDPAFLAAVEQAIASQR; this is encoded by the coding sequence ATGTGGCGTTTTTCCCTGCTGGTTGTCGTCCTGCTAAGTACCTGGATTAGCCCCGCGCAGGCCGCCGAATGCCCGGTGTTGCTGCAGGGCGAGGTGCAGAAGCTGCGCAGCGAGGAACGTATCGACCTGTGCGCGCAGTTCGCCGGCAAGCCGCTGATAGTGGTTAATACCGCCAGCTTCTGCGGCTTTACCCCGCAATTCAAAGGCCTTGAAGCGCTCTACCAGCGCTATAAAGAGCAGGGCTTGCAAATCCTCGGTGTACCTTCCGATGACTTCCGCCAGGAGGCCGACAGCAGCGAAGAAACCGCCAAGGTCTGCTACGTCAATTACGGCGTGACCTTTCCCATGAGCGAAACCCAGCGTGTGACCGGTAGCGATGCGCTGCCGCTGTTCAAGGAGCTGGCCACGCAAAGCCAGGCGCCGCGCTGGAATTTCTCCAAGTATGTGATCGACGCCCAGGGCAAGGTGATCGCCAGCTTCCCCAGCAGCATCACCCCGGATGATCCGGCATTCCTGGCCGCCGTCGAGCAGGCGATTGCTTCGCAGCGTTGA
- a CDS encoding alpha/beta fold hydrolase, with translation MRRVITTALAAVALVGAVEAQANYTKTKYPIVLVHGVTGFNTIGGLINYFHTIPWNLERDGAKVYVASVSALNDSEQRGAALAQQIVPWAGANGGKVNLIGHSQGSPTSRVAASLRPDLVASVTSVNGVNKGSKVADVLRGVIPPNSAIEGGANALANALGAVINLLSGSSNPQSGIDALKTLTTAGTTALNGRHPWGVNSSSYCAKSTEVHNVRGHNIRYFSWTGNTSYTNILDAVDPFLAITGLAFGSEKNDGLVGVCSTYLGQVIGDGYNMNHVDAINHLFGIRGWTEPVSLYRQHANRLKNKGV, from the coding sequence ATGCGTCGCGTTATTACTACTGCTCTAGCTGCCGTTGCCCTGGTCGGCGCGGTTGAGGCTCAGGCCAACTACACCAAGACCAAATACCCGATCGTGCTGGTACACGGCGTAACCGGTTTCAACACCATCGGCGGTCTGATCAACTACTTCCACACCATCCCCTGGAATCTCGAGCGCGATGGCGCCAAGGTTTATGTGGCCAGCGTTTCGGCGCTCAATGACAGCGAGCAACGCGGTGCCGCACTGGCGCAGCAGATCGTGCCCTGGGCCGGTGCCAATGGCGGCAAGGTCAATCTGATCGGCCACAGCCAGGGCTCGCCAACCTCGCGCGTCGCTGCCTCGCTGCGCCCGGATCTGGTGGCCTCGGTGACGTCGGTCAACGGCGTCAACAAAGGCTCAAAAGTCGCCGACGTACTGCGTGGCGTAATCCCGCCGAACAGCGCTATCGAAGGCGGTGCCAATGCCCTGGCCAACGCCCTGGGTGCGGTAATCAACCTGCTGTCCGGCAGCAGCAATCCGCAGAGCGGTATCGATGCGCTGAAAACCCTGACCACTGCAGGTACGACTGCGTTGAACGGTCGCCACCCCTGGGGCGTAAACAGCAGCAGCTACTGCGCTAAATCCACCGAAGTGCACAACGTGCGTGGGCACAATATCCGTTACTTCTCCTGGACCGGTAATACCTCCTACACCAACATTTTAGATGCGGTTGATCCATTCCTGGCAATCACTGGTTTGGCCTTCGGTAGCGAGAAAAATGATGGCCTGGTTGGCGTCTGCTCCACCTACCTGGGTCAGGTGATCGGCGATGGCTACAACATGAATCACGTGGATGCGATCAACCACCTGTTCGGCATCCGTGGCTGGACTGAGCCGGTTTCGTTGTATCGCCAGCATGCCAACCGCCTGAAAAACAAAGGCGTCTGA
- a CDS encoding lipase secretion chaperone yields MALSLRSTVPLLLLAGSVAGLTLYWQWPATAVAVAPVTAVTAKTPLTVAPSPLLPAAKPDIATAGAPASLPGLQGTEVDGELKADSAGNLQLNVALRDYLDYFLSAADQAGLETVVEAMLADARGRLPEPALGQFIGLLGDYMDYKRASLALLQQPLSAAQQSTPDGQLVALQRAFEQLAQLRRTHFSSAATEALFGAEEAYGRYTLDNLALMAREDLSEHGKALAQERLRAQLPEAMRASEERQAQAQALQVQTDKLWQEGASEEQVRQLLALTYDPPTVERLLSEQRNERAWQQRYATYQQELAALQGNGLSAADQQQEQQRLRQRLFSAEDQHRVETYDAIAAKQQDSQSPEL; encoded by the coding sequence ATGGCCCTGTCGTTGCGTTCAACTGTTCCTCTTTTGCTACTGGCCGGCAGCGTTGCCGGCCTTACGCTTTACTGGCAATGGCCAGCCACTGCTGTAGCCGTCGCGCCTGTTACAGCGGTTACCGCCAAGACTCCTCTTACTGTCGCACCGAGTCCGCTATTGCCAGCCGCCAAGCCCGATATCGCTACTGCTGGCGCGCCGGCGAGCCTGCCGGGATTGCAGGGAACCGAAGTGGATGGCGAGCTGAAGGCGGATAGCGCCGGCAATCTGCAGCTGAATGTGGCGCTGCGCGATTATCTGGATTACTTCCTCAGCGCCGCCGATCAGGCCGGGTTGGAAACTGTGGTGGAGGCCATGCTGGCCGATGCACGCGGACGTTTGCCGGAACCCGCTCTGGGCCAGTTTATTGGCCTGCTGGGCGACTATATGGACTACAAGCGCGCCAGCCTGGCGCTGTTGCAGCAACCCTTGAGCGCTGCTCAGCAAAGTACCCCGGATGGCCAGCTGGTTGCCTTGCAGCGAGCCTTCGAGCAGTTGGCGCAGCTGCGTCGGACGCACTTCTCCAGCGCGGCGACCGAGGCCCTGTTCGGCGCCGAGGAAGCCTACGGCCGTTACACTCTGGATAACCTGGCGCTGATGGCCCGTGAAGATCTGAGCGAGCACGGCAAAGCCCTGGCGCAGGAGCGTTTGCGTGCTCAGTTACCTGAAGCCATGCGCGCCAGCGAAGAGCGTCAGGCCCAAGCGCAGGCCTTGCAGGTCCAGACAGACAAGCTCTGGCAGGAGGGGGCAAGCGAAGAGCAGGTGCGCCAGCTGCTTGCCTTGACCTATGATCCGCCCACGGTCGAACGTCTGCTCAGCGAGCAGCGCAACGAGCGCGCCTGGCAACAACGCTATGCCACCTACCAGCAGGAACTTGCCGCCTTGCAGGGCAATGGCCTCAGTGCTGCGGATCAGCAGCAGGAGCAGCAGCGTTTGCGCCAGCGCCTATTCAGCGCCGAAGATCAGCATCGGGTGGAAACCTATGACGCCATTGCCGCCAAGCAGCAGGACAGCCAGTCACCCGAGTTATAA
- a CDS encoding ATP-binding protein, whose translation MSLERQESLLLTQQRRGYRQLRFTGVLEDEFVEHRVQRIRRRLLLIISTAVIFQLVYTVLDLLLLPLNASLATLPVRMLGICGALLSFFYCRRPQSPPRRALLVYVAAYALNGVCVAVIIHLCWSLGVAMPYDGLFLVLLFGYVLLGVSFRSVSLASWGVCGLFLWLGLIATGGSVALGYQGLFLFCANLIGSVGAYLQEHGQRGAWLNLRLLDLARQRAEADDARKLRLLAAASHDLRQPLNAMGLYAQHLLEQNQDPGVHRISSRLAIAVEQLSRLLQSLFDYTRLTLPGGVQAKPEVFALRPLLARLSGESRAEADAQGVELQLQCADLWVRSDPLLLERVLRNLLSNALRHAQARHVWLHARIEQGVVRLEVGDDGQGLGEEEQSQVFEEFRQLDNPGRNAERGLGLGLAIVQQLAQLLGHPLRLDSSPGAGARFILQLPQAEAGEWQAPAAVAAALSGRVLLLEDDAAGREALSGLLQRWGCEVWACADPSEALQCLPEAQPQVLISDYRLAATEDGLRVIERLREEAGRMLPALLITADVSADLQERCTRAHVTLLGKPLLPARLRQALAVLLPANTAGGSYSTSRELEACKAKAGEEAEFTGVNEHSEPVFNAAGPTRSSVE comes from the coding sequence ATGAGTCTCGAGCGTCAGGAGTCCCTGCTGTTGACGCAACAGCGCCGCGGCTACCGGCAGCTGCGTTTTACTGGTGTGCTGGAAGACGAGTTTGTTGAGCACCGGGTGCAGCGTATCCGTCGCCGTCTGCTGCTGATCATCAGCACCGCGGTGATCTTTCAACTGGTCTACACCGTCCTCGATCTGTTGCTGCTGCCCCTCAACGCCAGCCTTGCCACCCTGCCAGTACGGATGCTGGGCATATGCGGTGCGCTGCTTTCCTTCTTCTACTGCCGCCGCCCACAGAGCCCGCCGCGCAGAGCCTTGCTGGTCTATGTGGCCGCTTATGCCCTCAACGGTGTTTGCGTCGCCGTGATCATTCATCTGTGTTGGAGCCTGGGCGTAGCCATGCCCTATGACGGGCTGTTTCTGGTGCTGCTGTTTGGTTACGTGCTGCTGGGGGTGTCGTTCCGCTCCGTCAGCCTGGCGTCTTGGGGTGTGTGCGGGCTGTTCCTCTGGTTGGGGCTGATCGCTACGGGGGGCAGCGTGGCGCTGGGTTATCAGGGCTTGTTTCTGTTTTGCGCCAATCTGATTGGTAGTGTCGGCGCCTACCTGCAGGAGCACGGCCAGCGCGGCGCTTGGCTTAATCTGCGTTTGCTGGATCTGGCGCGGCAGCGCGCCGAAGCCGACGATGCGCGCAAGCTGCGCCTGCTGGCGGCCGCCAGCCATGATCTGCGCCAACCGCTCAACGCCATGGGCCTGTATGCCCAGCACCTGCTGGAACAGAACCAGGACCCCGGTGTACACCGCATCAGCAGCCGCCTGGCGATTGCCGTGGAGCAGCTCAGCCGACTGTTGCAGTCGCTGTTTGATTACACCCGTCTGACCCTGCCCGGTGGTGTGCAGGCCAAGCCGGAAGTATTTGCCTTGCGCCCCTTGCTGGCGCGTCTGAGCGGTGAAAGCCGCGCCGAGGCCGACGCCCAGGGTGTCGAGCTGCAGCTGCAATGCGCGGACCTCTGGGTACGCAGTGACCCGCTGCTGCTGGAGCGCGTGTTGCGCAATCTGCTGAGCAACGCCTTGCGCCATGCCCAGGCGCGGCATGTCTGGCTGCATGCCCGTATCGAGCAGGGTGTTGTGCGGCTGGAGGTCGGTGACGACGGCCAGGGCCTGGGTGAGGAAGAACAGAGTCAGGTATTCGAAGAGTTCCGGCAGCTGGATAACCCAGGGCGTAATGCCGAGCGCGGCCTTGGTCTGGGCTTGGCCATCGTTCAGCAACTGGCGCAGTTGCTGGGGCATCCACTGCGGCTGGATTCGAGCCCAGGCGCGGGCGCACGCTTTATCCTGCAACTGCCGCAGGCTGAAGCCGGCGAGTGGCAAGCACCAGCAGCCGTTGCCGCAGCATTGAGCGGGCGGGTGCTATTGCTGGAAGACGATGCTGCTGGACGGGAGGCGCTGTCCGGTTTGCTGCAGCGTTGGGGTTGCGAAGTCTGGGCCTGCGCCGATCCATCTGAGGCTTTGCAGTGTTTACCCGAGGCGCAGCCGCAGGTGCTGATCAGCGACTATCGCCTGGCCGCCACCGAGGACGGCTTGCGCGTTATCGAGCGTTTGCGCGAAGAGGCCGGACGCATGCTGCCGGCCTTGCTGATTACCGCCGACGTCAGCGCCGACCTGCAGGAACGCTGCACCCGCGCCCATGTCACCTTGCTCGGCAAGCCGCTGCTGCCGGCTCGTTTACGTCAGGCTTTGGCGGTGCTGTTGCCCGCGAATACAGCGGGGGGGAGCTATTCAACGTCTCGCGAGCTAGAGGCCTGCAAGGCAAAAGCAGGCGAGGAAGCGGAGTTTACTGGTGTAAATGAGCATTCCGAGCCTGTTTTTAACGCAGCAGGGCCGACGCGCAGCAGCGTTGAATAG
- a CDS encoding response regulator transcription factor, whose translation MTALCTDLPEQLSLLLVDDHRIFLDGLSLALTPLCADLQIRTAESAAAAEACLQQATFDLILLDLRLPDMPGLELLQRWQQQGRMTPVAILSASDSNLDAQAALAAGALGFIPKSANSDELRQAVTRVLLGETLPAPQSGDKPQLTPRQMEILQLLAEGLPNKSISRQLGVSEDTVKTHLKSLFQEFSVHTRTACVSAARQRGWL comes from the coding sequence ATGACTGCACTCTGCACTGACTTGCCCGAACAGCTCAGCCTGTTACTGGTGGATGACCACCGGATCTTTCTCGACGGCCTCAGCCTGGCCCTCACCCCGCTCTGCGCCGACCTGCAGATTCGCACCGCCGAATCCGCTGCCGCCGCCGAAGCCTGCCTGCAACAAGCCACCTTCGACCTGATCCTGCTCGACCTGCGCCTACCCGATATGCCGGGTCTGGAGCTGCTGCAACGCTGGCAACAACAAGGCCGCATGACCCCAGTGGCGATCCTTAGCGCCAGCGACTCCAACCTGGACGCACAGGCCGCACTGGCAGCCGGCGCGCTGGGCTTTATCCCGAAAAGTGCCAATAGCGATGAATTGCGCCAGGCAGTAACCCGCGTACTGCTGGGAGAAACCCTGCCCGCACCGCAGTCTGGCGACAAACCGCAGCTCACACCCCGGCAGATGGAAATCCTCCAGCTACTCGCCGAAGGCTTGCCAAACAAGTCCATCAGCCGTCAGCTGGGCGTCTCCGAAGACACGGTGAAAACCCATCTGAAATCACTGTTTCAGGAGTTTTCCGTACATACCCGGACCGCCTGCGTTAGTGCGGCGCGGCAACGGGGCTGGCTGTAG